Proteins co-encoded in one Opitutus terrae PB90-1 genomic window:
- a CDS encoding WD40 repeat domain-containing serine/threonine protein kinase, giving the protein MPATLSIPDFTLLRRIGGGAYGEVWLGRSVTGVLRAIKVIDRARFEDDRPFFRELDGITRFQQAVGDQPRQLALLHVGRDERAGVFYYVMELADDAAGAATVDPEAYVPLTLKELQRRRGVLPAEDCVRIGTELALALGELHQAGLLHRDVKPSNVIFVDGRAKLADIGLITASDYTVSSIGTPEYAAPEGTGSVRADLYSLGKILYELATGLQPDEFPRLPADLPARPDAVALVELNEIVLRACHSDPAQRYASAEALLSDLRLLQAGRSVQELNRTRRQLRTLSWYGAIAGATALLVIGVLGVRNYFALRALAAQEIEFRQAAEASEQLARYTSDLHFAQLALSDQNIGGARTALRRQMPTAGQPDLRGLEWHALWNESKGDATQVLGAVGGPPISALAVARDGRSVVVIERATPNRAVRLDLATGARSVLGEDCYGLAAFDAENGRLIVTRGDLSVDVLDLVHGTRQRQNARGILLARATDQRTLLLAPPDPDNATLMAWDVETQAPAFRWTAQALGPNAILSRACLNRDGSRLAASLYRRDSPAAGYELVVWDTRTGTALARVPGLPWIGHVRWSADGRWLALATASDVRYGAADNITGLRTLNAGDGINALEFSPDGTRLAVGREDGLLTIWSVADAAKRTVHTGHEAAILTLQWLDDGRRVVTGGMDGTCRLWETESARAQSSTAGLWSGQLGSAALSSDGALLAATGADGEVVVMETAGLRPLRHLPSLFLPFAFSANGRWLWSLTPGHTLVRAVLRASDDAAITVAPVEDPLLTAVGVSTNKGFAVVGTESGRVQAWDLTTGAAVPTAARLHLGSAVQAAAVSSDGRLVAASTWDARLQLASPDGVVDLPTHAFRVTSLCFLRSARLLVGGTERGRMIVWDVASRRRIAEFQAHSADIATLVASPDQTRVFSGGADGLVIVWMTASWRWLAAWSVELRGADKRHPVYRLDMDPTGSWLVAMTDDGGLQRWDCRPEPGANTAAMQPVAQR; this is encoded by the coding sequence GCGATCAAGGTCATCGATCGCGCGCGGTTCGAGGATGATCGGCCGTTCTTTCGCGAGCTCGACGGCATCACGCGCTTCCAGCAGGCGGTCGGCGACCAGCCGCGGCAGCTCGCCCTGCTGCACGTCGGCCGCGACGAGCGCGCCGGAGTTTTCTACTACGTGATGGAACTGGCCGATGACGCGGCCGGCGCCGCCACGGTCGACCCGGAGGCTTACGTACCGCTCACGCTCAAGGAACTGCAGCGGCGCCGCGGGGTGCTGCCGGCCGAGGATTGCGTGCGGATCGGCACGGAACTCGCGCTGGCGCTGGGCGAGCTGCACCAGGCCGGGCTGCTGCACCGCGACGTGAAACCTTCGAACGTGATCTTCGTCGATGGCCGCGCCAAGCTCGCCGACATCGGGCTGATCACCGCGTCGGACTACACCGTGTCGTCGATCGGCACGCCGGAGTACGCGGCCCCGGAGGGCACGGGTTCGGTGCGTGCCGATCTCTATAGCCTGGGCAAAATCCTCTACGAGCTCGCGACCGGGCTGCAGCCGGACGAGTTTCCGCGGCTGCCCGCGGACTTGCCGGCACGCCCCGATGCCGTCGCACTGGTGGAGTTGAACGAGATCGTGCTGCGGGCCTGTCATTCCGATCCCGCGCAGCGCTATGCCAGCGCGGAAGCGCTGCTCTCCGACCTGCGGCTGCTGCAGGCGGGCCGCTCGGTGCAGGAGCTCAATCGCACGCGGCGGCAGTTGCGCACGTTGTCGTGGTATGGCGCGATCGCGGGGGCGACGGCGCTGCTGGTCATCGGCGTGCTCGGCGTCCGCAACTATTTCGCCCTGCGGGCACTGGCGGCGCAGGAGATCGAGTTTCGGCAGGCAGCCGAGGCGAGCGAGCAGCTGGCACGTTATACGTCCGATCTCCATTTCGCGCAGCTCGCGCTCTCCGATCAGAACATCGGTGGCGCGCGCACCGCACTCCGGCGACAGATGCCAACGGCAGGACAGCCCGACCTGCGCGGGCTCGAATGGCATGCGCTGTGGAACGAGAGCAAAGGCGACGCCACGCAGGTGCTCGGCGCGGTCGGCGGCCCGCCGATCTCGGCGCTCGCGGTGGCTCGCGATGGCCGCTCCGTCGTCGTGATCGAGCGCGCGACGCCGAATCGTGCCGTGCGGCTCGATCTCGCCACCGGCGCGCGCTCCGTGCTCGGCGAAGATTGCTACGGGCTCGCCGCGTTCGATGCCGAGAACGGCCGGCTGATCGTCACCCGAGGCGACCTGTCGGTCGACGTACTCGATCTGGTCCACGGCACGCGGCAGCGCCAGAACGCCCGCGGCATCCTGCTCGCGCGCGCGACGGATCAGCGCACGCTGCTGCTCGCGCCGCCGGACCCGGACAACGCCACGCTGATGGCGTGGGACGTCGAGACGCAGGCGCCCGCGTTCCGCTGGACGGCGCAAGCCCTCGGCCCGAACGCGATCCTGTCCCGGGCGTGTCTCAATCGCGACGGATCCCGGCTGGCGGCGAGCCTCTACCGGCGCGACTCGCCGGCGGCCGGTTACGAACTCGTGGTGTGGGACACGCGCACGGGCACCGCGCTCGCGCGCGTGCCCGGTTTGCCGTGGATCGGGCACGTGCGCTGGTCGGCGGACGGCCGCTGGCTGGCCCTGGCGACCGCCAGCGATGTCAGGTACGGCGCGGCGGATAATATCACCGGCCTGCGGACGCTCAACGCCGGCGATGGCATCAACGCGCTCGAGTTCTCTCCCGACGGCACGCGTCTCGCCGTCGGCCGTGAGGACGGCCTGCTCACGATCTGGTCCGTGGCCGACGCGGCGAAGCGGACGGTGCACACGGGCCACGAGGCGGCGATCCTCACGCTGCAATGGCTCGACGACGGCCGGCGCGTGGTGACGGGCGGGATGGATGGCACCTGCCGGTTGTGGGAAACGGAGTCGGCACGCGCGCAAAGCTCCACGGCCGGACTGTGGTCGGGTCAGCTCGGCTCGGCGGCGCTGAGCTCCGATGGCGCGCTGCTCGCCGCGACCGGGGCAGACGGCGAGGTAGTCGTGATGGAGACGGCCGGCCTCCGCCCCCTGCGGCATCTGCCTTCGTTGTTTCTGCCTTTTGCGTTCAGCGCCAACGGACGCTGGTTATGGTCGCTCACGCCCGGGCACACGCTGGTGCGCGCGGTGCTGCGCGCATCGGACGACGCCGCAATCACCGTCGCACCCGTCGAAGACCCTTTGCTCACGGCGGTTGGCGTTTCCACCAACAAAGGGTTTGCCGTCGTGGGCACCGAGTCCGGCCGGGTGCAGGCGTGGGATCTCACCACCGGCGCGGCAGTGCCGACGGCGGCGCGATTGCATCTCGGCAGCGCCGTCCAAGCCGCCGCCGTTTCGAGCGACGGCCGTCTCGTGGCGGCGAGCACCTGGGACGCGCGGCTCCAGCTGGCCTCGCCGGACGGCGTGGTCGACCTGCCGACGCACGCCTTCCGGGTGACGAGCCTGTGCTTCCTGCGCTCGGCACGGCTGCTGGTGGGCGGCACCGAACGCGGACGGATGATCGTATGGGATGTGGCGAGCCGCCGCCGGATCGCGGAGTTTCAGGCCCACAGTGCGGATATCGCGACGCTCGTCGCGTCGCCCGATCAAACGCGGGTGTTCTCCGGTGGCGCCGATGGATTGGTGATCGTCTGGATGACCGCGTCCTGGCGCTGGCTCGCGGCGTGGTCGGTGGAGTTGCGCGGCGCGGACAAGCGCCACCCGGTCTACCGACTCGACATGGATCCCACCGGATCATGGCTGGTGGCCATGACCGACGACGGAGGACTCCAGCGGTGGGATTGCCGACCGGAGCCCGGCGCGAACACCGCCGCTATGCAGCCTGTCGCTCAGCGATGA
- a CDS encoding chemotaxis protein CheW produces the protein MAPPLSSPSVGTTTKYLMVTLADESYGIVVSRVREIIRLQKITAVPQLPDYVRGVINLRGRVIPVIDLRTKFNLPAVFADRTCIVVVQVRPGGRDVLLGLVVDNVEEVTNLAADDIEPTPEFGAVIATEYLLGLARVKGAVKILLDLDRVVAPDAMQTILPAAAAAVTPLARSLT, from the coding sequence ATGGCTCCTCCACTTTCATCTCCCTCCGTCGGCACGACGACGAAGTATCTCATGGTTACGCTCGCCGACGAAAGCTACGGCATCGTCGTCAGCCGCGTGCGCGAGATCATCCGACTGCAAAAAATCACCGCCGTGCCGCAGCTGCCGGACTACGTCCGCGGCGTCATCAATCTGCGCGGCCGGGTGATCCCGGTCATCGACCTGCGCACGAAGTTCAACCTGCCGGCCGTGTTCGCCGATCGCACATGCATCGTCGTCGTGCAGGTCCGGCCGGGCGGCCGCGACGTCCTGCTGGGACTGGTCGTCGATAACGTCGAGGAGGTCACCAATCTGGCGGCGGACGACATCGAGCCTACGCCCGAGTTTGGCGCCGTGATCGCCACCGAATACCTGCTCGGGCTCGCGCGCGTGAAGGGCGCCGTGAAGATCCTCCTCGATCTCGACCGCGTGGTCGCTCCCGACGCGATGCAGACGATCCTCCCCGCGGCCGCAGCCGCCGTCACCCCTCTTGCCCGCTCTTTGACATGA
- a CDS encoding methyl-accepting chemotaxis protein produces the protein MKSWTIKKRISVAFAALLVLAAFQAASSIIALRSVTTQINYVHADALPRMERVAAYKANVGEIQTLVLRAIGTESPELYRSCVQEITQRREESLKALAELEALTTDADDRAALVSLRELLDAYAAARAELFKLVDAGRRSEIEEANARLLRPAYLKYQAQADAVFALVVRDTNQAMKTASQTASRSSFTAMVTAGAIIVVGIGFAVATIMALSRVLRSLALSLDEGASQVAAAARQVSAASQSLAAGSSEQAASLEETSSSLEEMASMTRRNADSARQAKEIAGQTRTSADTGASDVAELKTAMGAIKAASDDISKIIRTIDEIAFQTNILALNAAVEAARAGEAGMGFAVVADEVRNLAQRAAQSARETAAKIEDSTRKSEHGVRVSAKVADSLGEIVQRAREVDRIVAEIATASQEQSQGIGQVNSAVAQMDKVTQANAGSAEETAAAAEELSAQALSMQQAVAELRRLVGGAGVASHQAKLIGAAVHAAPAPDESPVPAPVTAASEKPVTLRPGSPAAAPRLHRPHLGQRETSGLDLHFADITPGVNGNGNHPARLAR, from the coding sequence ATGAAATCCTGGACCATCAAAAAACGTATTTCCGTCGCCTTCGCCGCGCTGCTCGTGCTCGCCGCGTTTCAAGCCGCGTCGTCGATCATCGCCCTGCGGTCGGTGACGACCCAGATCAACTACGTCCACGCCGACGCCTTGCCGCGGATGGAACGCGTTGCGGCCTACAAGGCCAACGTCGGCGAGATCCAGACGCTCGTCCTGCGCGCGATCGGCACCGAGTCGCCGGAGTTGTATCGCAGCTGCGTGCAGGAGATCACCCAGCGCCGGGAGGAGAGCCTGAAAGCACTGGCGGAACTCGAGGCGCTGACCACCGACGCCGACGACCGCGCGGCGCTCGTCAGCCTGCGCGAGTTGCTCGACGCCTACGCGGCGGCGCGGGCCGAGCTCTTCAAGCTGGTCGATGCGGGCCGGCGATCCGAAATCGAGGAGGCCAACGCCCGGCTGCTGCGACCCGCTTACCTAAAATACCAGGCGCAGGCCGACGCGGTGTTCGCCCTGGTGGTGAGGGATACCAATCAGGCCATGAAGACGGCGAGTCAGACCGCGAGCCGCTCAAGCTTCACCGCCATGGTGACGGCGGGCGCGATCATCGTGGTCGGCATCGGTTTCGCCGTGGCCACGATCATGGCGCTGTCGCGCGTGCTGCGGAGCCTCGCGCTGTCGCTCGACGAGGGCGCCAGCCAGGTCGCCGCCGCCGCGCGGCAGGTGTCGGCCGCGAGCCAGTCGTTGGCCGCCGGTTCGAGCGAGCAGGCCGCGAGCCTCGAGGAGACGAGTTCGTCGCTCGAAGAGATGGCTTCGATGACCCGTCGCAACGCGGACAGCGCGCGGCAGGCCAAGGAAATTGCGGGGCAGACCCGCACGTCGGCCGACACCGGCGCCAGCGACGTCGCCGAACTGAAGACGGCGATGGGCGCGATCAAGGCGGCGTCGGACGACATCTCGAAAATCATCCGGACGATCGACGAGATCGCCTTCCAGACGAACATCCTCGCGCTCAATGCGGCGGTCGAGGCTGCGCGTGCCGGCGAGGCCGGAATGGGCTTCGCGGTCGTCGCCGACGAAGTGCGCAACCTCGCGCAGCGCGCCGCCCAGTCGGCCCGCGAAACCGCCGCGAAGATCGAGGACTCCACGCGCAAGAGCGAACACGGCGTGCGCGTCAGCGCGAAGGTCGCCGATTCGCTCGGCGAAATCGTGCAGCGCGCGCGGGAGGTCGACCGGATCGTCGCGGAGATTGCCACCGCTTCCCAGGAGCAGAGCCAGGGGATCGGCCAGGTGAATTCTGCGGTCGCGCAGATGGACAAGGTCACCCAGGCCAACGCCGGCAGCGCCGAGGAAACCGCGGCGGCGGCCGAGGAGCTGAGCGCGCAGGCGCTGTCGATGCAGCAGGCAGTGGCCGAGCTGCGGCGGCTCGTCGGCGGCGCCGGCGTGGCGTCGCATCAGGCCAAGCTTATCGGGGCCGCGGTCCACGCCGCGCCAGCTCCGGACGAATCGCCGGTGCCGGCCCCTGTCACCGCCGCGTCAGAAAAGCCAGTGACGTTGCGACCGGGTTCGCCCGCCGCGGCTCCGCGGCTGCACCGGCCGCATCTGGGCCAGCGCGAGACATCGGGTCTGGACCTGCACTTCGCCGACATCACGCCCGGCGTGAACGGCAACGGGAATCATCCTGCGCGGCTCGCCCGCTGA
- a CDS encoding DUF2934 domain-containing protein, with product MKTTTDVSQSARSYHDAISARAREIWRARGEPSGEDVEIWLQAERDLVASGAIPASPPPPLPRSARRTKVAADEIDERELADRLDAFGDRGARSPTSLDPGI from the coding sequence ATGAAGACGACGACTGACGTTTCCCAATCTGCCCGGAGTTATCACGACGCGATTTCCGCGCGCGCGAGAGAAATTTGGCGCGCGCGCGGCGAGCCGAGCGGCGAAGACGTGGAGATCTGGCTCCAAGCCGAACGCGACCTGGTGGCGAGCGGAGCGATCCCGGCGAGCCCGCCGCCGCCGCTGCCGCGTTCGGCCCGGCGGACGAAAGTCGCGGCCGACGAGATCGATGAGCGCGAGCTGGCCGACCGGCTCGACGCGTTCGGCGATCGCGGTGCGCGCAGTCCGACGTCGCTGGATCCAGGGATCTGA
- a CDS encoding hybrid sensor histidine kinase/response regulator, whose translation MNAGWCRRALPSLPRPGWVLAAVLLALGLNLLKLEVVAGARVFLGAFVTMPCLLVLPAPWGGLAAALAFAPTVPMLGHPFALLLGIAEAAWLTVAVGRLRRNLVLADAAFWLLAGWPLAWVMFCHVARLPAELAWTVVAKQAVTQLAAAGTGWFIVQLRRAFGGTADKPQGLREGVFNSLVVLTAVPLALVGLGFSLLAQQVATTEERTRMLHVTRAASRQVEVFLTLHQAALISAARVIEQDPAQGARLMEELRRAHPALITLLVADAAGRIVRTAPADALPRLRGSSVADRDYFRVAREHDRPFVSGVFRGRGFGHDLLVALSVPLHDADGRFAGIVQGSLEIERFGRMALETREPEAQMILADATGRVIYADAATGLRPMENLRGTALHALLTHPTTEPLAHDVAAPGRRMRRVHSYAARCEPFGMVVIAQWPVLAPWPQLRQNYALIGVIFAGVLGGALLVARAARRRLAEPLEAFAHGAEAQAHEGHAAEIARPPGPLPREIALVFDAFNRLARRLGASHAELRQANAELDRRVEERTAEAEAARRQAEAASRAKSEFIAMASHEIRTPLNAILGLTDAEPPASDAAVARERLELIRGAGERLLGVVNDLLDLSRAEAGRLELRLAPTSLAALRRETVGLLAVLARRQGLALGWEVGPGVPTWIRADAAKLTQVLVNLLGNALKFTREGGVRLKIDRTSAGSRGLRLRFAVSDTGPGIPPEARARLFQPFTQLPDVASSPVPGSGLGLMISRQLVELLGGELQVRSEVGRGAEFFFELDVEPLNPPGPADRPAPPKPALAAGTRGGWRLLVADDNFANQEVLRLMLETRCAQLEMVDTGAAALDRLRGAQFDAALIDLDMPDLDGFAVVRQWRADPAAGRSPCRLLAVSAHRRSECWAECAAAGFDAFVEKPIERAALFRELELVGQPRPA comes from the coding sequence ATGAACGCCGGCTGGTGCAGGCGAGCGTTGCCGTCGCTGCCGCGTCCAGGCTGGGTTCTGGCGGCGGTGCTGCTCGCGCTCGGGCTGAACCTGCTGAAACTCGAGGTGGTCGCGGGCGCCCGCGTGTTCCTGGGTGCGTTTGTGACGATGCCCTGCCTGCTGGTGTTGCCCGCGCCATGGGGCGGACTCGCGGCCGCACTCGCGTTCGCTCCCACCGTGCCGATGCTCGGCCATCCGTTCGCGCTGCTGCTCGGCATCGCGGAGGCGGCGTGGCTGACAGTGGCGGTGGGCCGGCTGCGGCGGAACCTCGTGCTGGCGGACGCGGCCTTTTGGCTCCTGGCCGGCTGGCCGCTGGCGTGGGTGATGTTCTGCCACGTGGCGCGGTTGCCCGCGGAACTCGCGTGGACCGTCGTCGCCAAACAGGCGGTCACGCAGCTGGCCGCGGCGGGCACGGGCTGGTTCATCGTGCAGCTCCGTCGCGCCTTCGGGGGGACCGCGGACAAACCGCAGGGGCTGCGGGAGGGAGTGTTCAACTCGCTCGTGGTGCTCACCGCGGTGCCGCTCGCGCTGGTCGGACTCGGTTTCTCCCTGCTCGCGCAGCAGGTCGCCACCACCGAGGAGCGGACGCGGATGCTGCACGTGACCCGGGCGGCGAGTCGTCAGGTGGAGGTGTTTTTAACGCTGCATCAAGCGGCGCTGATCAGTGCCGCGCGTGTGATCGAACAGGACCCGGCGCAAGGCGCGCGGTTGATGGAAGAGCTGCGGCGCGCGCATCCGGCGCTGATCACGCTGCTCGTCGCCGACGCCGCAGGCCGGATCGTGCGGACGGCGCCCGCGGACGCGCTTCCGCGGCTGCGCGGCAGCAGCGTGGCGGACCGCGACTACTTTCGTGTGGCGCGGGAGCACGACCGGCCGTTCGTCTCCGGCGTGTTTCGCGGGCGCGGGTTCGGGCACGACCTGCTGGTCGCGCTGAGCGTGCCGTTACACGACGCCGACGGCAGGTTCGCGGGCATCGTGCAGGGGTCGCTCGAGATCGAGCGGTTCGGCCGGATGGCGCTCGAGACCCGCGAGCCGGAGGCGCAGATGATCCTGGCCGATGCAACCGGGCGGGTGATCTACGCGGACGCGGCGACCGGACTGCGGCCGATGGAGAATTTGCGCGGCACGGCGCTGCACGCGCTGCTGACGCATCCGACAACGGAACCGTTGGCCCACGACGTCGCCGCCCCCGGACGGCGGATGCGGCGGGTGCACAGCTATGCGGCGCGTTGCGAGCCGTTCGGCATGGTCGTGATAGCGCAATGGCCGGTGCTGGCGCCCTGGCCGCAGCTGCGGCAGAACTATGCATTGATCGGGGTGATTTTTGCGGGGGTGCTCGGCGGGGCGTTGCTGGTGGCGCGGGCGGCGCGGCGGCGGCTCGCGGAACCGCTCGAGGCGTTCGCGCATGGAGCCGAGGCGCAGGCGCACGAGGGCCATGCAGCCGAAATCGCCCGGCCCCCGGGCCCGCTGCCGCGCGAGATCGCGCTGGTGTTCGACGCCTTCAATCGGCTGGCGCGACGGCTCGGCGCCTCTCACGCGGAACTCCGGCAGGCCAACGCCGAGCTCGACCGCCGCGTCGAGGAGCGTACGGCGGAGGCGGAGGCCGCCCGGCGGCAGGCCGAGGCCGCCAGCCGCGCCAAGAGCGAGTTCATCGCCATGGCGAGCCACGAGATCCGCACGCCGCTCAACGCGATCCTCGGGCTCACCGACGCCGAGCCGCCGGCGAGCGATGCCGCGGTGGCGCGCGAACGGTTGGAGCTGATCCGCGGGGCCGGCGAACGCCTGCTCGGCGTCGTCAACGACCTGCTCGATCTCTCGCGCGCGGAAGCGGGCCGGCTCGAGCTCCGGCTCGCTCCGACCTCGCTCGCCGCGTTGCGTCGCGAAACCGTCGGGCTGCTGGCCGTGCTCGCCCGACGGCAGGGCTTGGCGTTGGGCTGGGAAGTTGGCCCGGGCGTACCGACGTGGATCCGGGCCGACGCGGCCAAGCTCACGCAGGTGCTGGTCAACCTGCTCGGCAACGCACTGAAGTTCACGCGGGAGGGTGGGGTGCGGCTGAAGATCGATCGCACCAGCGCCGGAAGTCGCGGGCTCCGGCTGCGGTTCGCCGTAAGCGACACGGGGCCGGGCATTCCACCGGAGGCCCGCGCGCGGCTGTTTCAGCCGTTCACGCAGTTGCCCGACGTGGCGAGCAGCCCCGTGCCCGGTTCGGGCCTCGGTCTCATGATCAGTCGCCAGCTGGTGGAGCTGCTCGGCGGCGAATTGCAGGTGCGCAGCGAGGTGGGCCGCGGCGCGGAATTCTTCTTCGAACTCGACGTCGAACCGCTGAACCCGCCTGGCCCGGCGGACCGGCCGGCGCCGCCGAAACCTGCGCTCGCTGCAGGCACTCGCGGCGGTTGGCGGCTGCTCGTGGCCGATGACAATTTCGCCAACCAGGAGGTGCTTCGGCTGATGCTGGAGACGCGATGTGCACAGCTCGAAATGGTGGATACAGGCGCGGCCGCGCTCGACCGGCTGCGCGGCGCGCAGTTTGACGCGGCCCTGATTGACCTCGACATGCCGGACCTCGACGGGTTCGCGGTGGTGCGGCAATGGCGCGCGGATCCGGCCGCAGGGCGTTCGCCGTGCCGGCTGCTCGCCGTGTCCGCCCACCGGCGGTCGGAATGCTGGGCCGAATGCGCGGCCGCAGGCTTCGACGCCTTTGTGGAGAAACCGATCGAGCGGGCCGCACTTTTCCGCGAACTCGAGCTCGTGGGGCAACCGCGGCCGGCGTGA
- a CDS encoding family 43 glycosylhydrolase, which yields MRPHVLLRSALLSLTIVSSFSSPSSAADAAPAQPARWCNPLPLPNYPVSRMARDVVAGEPAEFGGLWLSEHKQQYRELADPTALWFEGKWYLYPSCDMAWVSADEGRTWQHSPLNIRDVGYAPTVVHHAGRFLLLASGSELYAAPTPLGPFASLGALQMPDIAGMPNQTDPMLFSDDDGRLYYYWGCTPNSGIWGVELDAAQPTRVIGEPRELIPFQPDTFPWQRLGNHNQNPQLGWMEGGWMLKRNGRYYLTYSAGGTQYHTYAMGCAVSETPLGKFVPQRRNPIFRTPEGLVTGTAHGCIVAGPRDQLWVFYTVFAGVVHGFERRLGMDLAAIDEHGELFVPAATSIPQPLPGATPSSAWLPLNDGEPTFGSSSAPNLPGRFAADHNLLTWWQPAADDAHPSLMTQFSAPAMIRATRIAWRDVGLDTVRGVKPGPVRYRVEAETAPGQWTSIIDRSESEEDLLIDYRECTPVLARRARLVILGQPAGISPAVADFTLFGTAAAD from the coding sequence ATGCGACCGCACGTTCTCCTTCGGTCGGCTCTGTTGAGCCTGACGATCGTGTCTTCTTTCAGTTCGCCGAGCTCCGCGGCAGACGCCGCGCCGGCCCAGCCCGCGCGCTGGTGCAATCCCCTGCCGCTACCCAACTACCCGGTCAGCCGGATGGCCCGCGACGTGGTGGCCGGCGAGCCCGCCGAGTTCGGCGGGCTGTGGCTGAGCGAGCACAAGCAGCAGTATCGCGAACTTGCGGATCCGACCGCGCTTTGGTTCGAGGGGAAATGGTATCTTTATCCCTCGTGCGACATGGCCTGGGTCAGCGCGGATGAGGGTCGTACGTGGCAGCACTCGCCCCTCAACATCCGCGACGTCGGCTACGCGCCCACCGTCGTGCATCACGCGGGCCGCTTTCTGCTGCTGGCCTCCGGCTCCGAACTCTACGCCGCGCCGACGCCGCTCGGTCCGTTCGCGAGCCTCGGCGCGCTGCAGATGCCGGACATCGCCGGCATGCCGAACCAAACCGACCCCATGTTGTTTTCCGACGACGATGGCCGGTTGTATTACTACTGGGGCTGCACGCCGAACTCCGGCATCTGGGGCGTCGAGCTCGACGCGGCGCAGCCGACGCGCGTGATCGGCGAACCGCGCGAGCTGATTCCTTTTCAGCCCGACACGTTCCCGTGGCAACGCCTCGGCAATCACAACCAGAACCCGCAGCTGGGCTGGATGGAGGGCGGCTGGATGCTCAAGCGCAACGGCCGCTACTATCTCACCTACTCGGCGGGCGGCACGCAGTATCACACCTACGCGATGGGCTGCGCGGTGAGCGAGACGCCGCTCGGCAAATTCGTGCCGCAGCGCCGCAACCCGATCTTCCGCACGCCCGAGGGGCTCGTCACCGGCACCGCGCACGGCTGCATCGTCGCCGGACCGCGCGACCAACTCTGGGTTTTCTACACCGTGTTCGCCGGCGTGGTCCACGGATTCGAACGTCGGCTCGGGATGGATCTCGCCGCCATCGATGAACACGGCGAACTTTTCGTGCCAGCCGCGACGTCGATCCCGCAGCCGTTGCCCGGCGCGACGCCGTCCTCAGCCTGGCTGCCGCTCAACGACGGCGAGCCCACCTTTGGCAGCTCGAGCGCGCCCAACCTGCCCGGCCGGTTTGCCGCGGACCACAACCTGCTCACGTGGTGGCAGCCAGCCGCTGACGACGCGCACCCGAGCCTCATGACGCAGTTCTCCGCTCCCGCGATGATCCGCGCGACTCGGATCGCCTGGCGCGATGTCGGGCTCGACACGGTTCGCGGCGTGAAGCCCGGACCCGTTCGCTACCGCGTGGAAGCCGAGACCGCGCCCGGCCAATGGACGTCGATCATCGATCGCAGCGAGAGCGAAGAGGACCTGCTGATCGACTATCGCGAATGCACGCCGGTGCTGGCGCGCCGCGCCCGGCTGGTCATTCTTGGGCAACCCGCGGGCATCTCGCCCGCCGTCGCCGACTTCACCCTGTTCGGCACCGCCGCGGCAGACTGA